The Triticum dicoccoides isolate Atlit2015 ecotype Zavitan chromosome 6A, WEW_v2.0, whole genome shotgun sequence genome has a window encoding:
- the LOC119317186 gene encoding auxin response factor 8-like: MITFADLTEPVPGAERRVDRQLWLACAGGMCTVPPVGCNVYYFPQGHTEHALGLDAGADLSAARVPALVPCRVAAVRYVADTDTDEVFARIRLAPLGATDADGDVQDDAAAVADEEQEKPASFAKTLTQSDANNGGGFSVPRYCAETIFPRLDYAADPPVQTVIAKDVHGTAWKFRHIYRGTPRRHLLTTGWSAFVNQKKLVAGDSIVFLRGDGGDLHVGIRRAKRGFCGAEEGSLSLTGWGRYSGPMRGNASPCTRGKVRAEDVVEAARLAGSGQPFEVVYFPRASTPEFCVRAAAVRAAMRVQWCPGMRFKMAFETQDSSRISWFMGTVAGVQVAHPTRWPQSPWRLLQVTWDEPDLLQNVKRVSPWLVEIVSSMPAMHLASFSPPRKKSRMPAYPEFPFEGQLLNPSFLPNPMVHGHQHHYHQTDSYHPSFSPFPDCSAPSGIQGARHSQFGPFLSDLHLTHLQSRLMYPGLRCHDHVSPATIPFPPRISTDLTIGSSPARNGVSTTLPASAKRPNDAKPPGLVLFGQTILTAQQMSRGDSAGVVNSPAAAGYSTRNWNTDKAGNASQGSGSTVVQNSGSTDNTSSERPRLFGDNSHGSELGLKPGQCKVFVESDTLGRNLDCSAMGSFEELYGRLSETFCIEGAELRSRVLYRGADGEVKHAGDEPFSEFIKSARRLTIVTDAGSNNTGS; this comes from the exons ATGATCACGTTCGCGGACCTGACGGAGCCGGTGCCGGGCGCCGAGCGGCGCGTTGACCGGCAGCTGTGGCTAGCGTGCGCGGGCGGCATGTGCACCGTGCCGCCGGTGGGCTGCAACGTCTACTACTTCCCGCAAGGCCACACCGAGCACGCGCTTGGCCTCGACGCCGGGGCCGATCTCTCCGCGGCGCGCGTCCCGGCGCTCGTGCCCTGCCGCGTCGCCGCCGTGCGGTACGTGGCCGACACGGACACCGACGAGGTCTTCGCCAGGATCCGCCTGGCCCCACTTGGCGCCACGGACGCGGATGGCGATGTCCAGGATGATGCCGCGGCGGTGGCCGATGAGGAGCAGGAGAAGCCGGCGTCGTTCGCCAAGACTCTGACGCAGTCCGACGCCAACAACGGCGGGGGTTTCTCGGTGCCGAGGTACTGCGCCGAGACCATCTTCCCGCGGCTGGACTACGCCGCCGACCCGCCCGTGCAGACCGTGATCGCCAAGGACGTGCACGGGACTGCGTGGAAGTTCCGCCACATCTACCGGGGCACCCCGCGCCGGCACCTGCTCACCACGGGCTGGAGCGCGTTCGTGAACCAGAAGAAGCTCGTGGCCGGCGACTCCATCGTGTTCCTGCGCGGCGACGGCGGGGACCTCCACGTGGGCATCCGGCGCGCCAAGCGCGGCTTCTGCGGTGCCGAGGAGGGATCCTTGTCTTTGACCGGCTGGGGCCGCTATTCGGGTCCGATGCGAGGCAATGCGAGCCCGTGCACCCGGGGCAAGGTGCGCGCCGAGGACGTGGTCGAGGCGGCGAGGCTGGCGGGCAGCGGACAGCCGTTCGAGGTCGTCTACTTCCCGCGCGCCAGCACACCGGAGTTCTGCGTGCGCGCCGCAGCAGTGCGAGCGGCGATGCGGGTTCAGTGGTGCCCCGGGATGCGGTTCAAGATGGCATTCGAGACCCAGGACTCGTCCCGCATCAGCTGGTTCATGGGCACCGTCGCCGGCGTCCAGGTCGCCCACCCCACCCGTTGGCCGCAGTCGCCGTGGAGGCTTCTTCAG GTGACGTGGGACGAGCCAGACCTCCTCCAGAATGTGAAGCGGGTCAGCCCGTGGCTGGTCGAGATCGTGTCGAGCATGCCGGCCATGCACCTCGCCTCCTTCTCGCCGCCGCGCAAGAAGTCCCGTATGCCGGCTTACCCGGAGTTCCCCTTCGAGGGTCAGCTCCTAAACCCGTCGTTCCTCCCAAACCCAATGGTGCACGGCCATCAGCACCATTATCATCAGACCGACAGCTACCATCCGTCCTTCTCCCCCTTCCCGGATTGTAGTGCTCCTTCAGGCATACAGGGAGCCAGGCATTCGCAATTTGGTCCATTTTTATCGGATCTCCACCTTACCCACCTGCAGTCAAGACTCATGTATCCGGGGCTCCGTTGCCACGATCATGTCAGTCCTGCAACGATCCCATTCCCACCAAGAATCAGCACTGACCTGACCATTGGGAGCTCACCGGCGCGCAACGGCGTCTCAACCACTCTGCCTGCCAGCGCCAAGAGGCCCAACGACGCCAAGCCGCCGGGGCTAGTGCTCTTCGGGCAGACAATACTAACGGCGCAGCAGATGAGCCGTGGCGACTCGGCAGGCGTCGTGAACTCCCCCGCGGCCGCCGGGTACAGCACGCGCAACTGGAACACCGACAAGGCGGGCAATGCATCGCAGGGCTCGGGCTCTACTGTCGTTCAGAACAGTGGCTCGACCGATAACACATCGTCGGAGAGACCGCGGCTGTTTGGAGACAATAGCCACGGCTCCGAGCTCGGTTTGAAGCCCGGGCAATGCAAGGTGTTCGTCGAGTCGGATACCCTCGGTCGGAATCTCGATTGCTCGGCGATGGGCTCGTTTGAGGAGCTCTATGGCCGCCTGTCCGAGAcgttctgcatcgagggtgcggaaCTGAGGAGCCGTGTGCTCTACCGTGGAGCCGACGGTGAAGTGAAGCACGCCGGTGACGAGCCTTTCAG CGAGTTTATCAAGTCGGCACGGAGGCTTACCATAGTAACAGATGCTGGGAGCAACAACACAGGGAGCTAG